The Mucilaginibacter defluvii genome contains the following window.
GGTAATGGTAAGCAACGGCGCGTGCAGCTATACCGATACGGTTACCGTTAGCGTTATTGAATCACCTGAAGTAAGCTTAAGTGCAAGGCGCGACATGCTGGAAGGTGCTACTATCAAACTGGATCCGGTATATGCCGGTGCCATCACAACTTACAAATGGTGGCCGGAAGATGGGTTAGATAACCCAACTGATCCGAATCCGAGTGTAGCCGCCACCGAGGATGTGCGCTACACCGTAACCGTTACCGGCCCCTGCGGTATAGATACCGCCAGTGTTTTTGTACGCGTTTATCAAAAAATACAGGTACCAAATACCTTTACGCCAAACGGCGATGGCATTAATGATGTTTGGAACATCGCAGCGCTATCCACCTACCCGGCAAGTGAAACATTAATATATAGCCGAAACGGACAGCAGGTGTTCCGCAGCGTTGGGTATACCACGCCTTGGGATGGTACCTTTAATAGTACGCGTTTGCCTGCCGGTACCTATTACTATATTATTAATTTGAAAAACAATACGCCAAAGGTTGCGGGCTATGTTACGCTTTTGCGGTAATGCGCTTTTTTTACCTTTGTACTTATATGGAAACAATATCCTGGAATGATTTTGAAAAGGTAGAACTGCGCGCGGGCACTGTACTCGAAGCGCTTGATTATCCGGAAGCTCATAAGCCTGCATATAAGGTACGTGTTGATTTTGGGGAGTTTGGCATCAAGTGGTCGAGCGCGCAAATTACCAAACACTATTCAAAGGAAGAGTTAGTTGGCCGGCAGATCGTCGGTGTGATCAATTTCTCCAAAAAGCAGATCGGCAAATTCATGTCGGAGTTTCTGGTTACCGGCTTTGCCGATGAAAACGGCGATATTGTTTTGACCGCAATTGAGCGCCCGGTTCCAAATGGCCATAAATTAATTTGATATGGATTTGCTTAGCTGGATAATTGGCCCGCAGCTGATCGGTATAATCTTTACTCTCGCGGGATATATTCAAAAGCGCTTTCCACCCAAAAAAATTAACGCCCTTTACGGTTACCGCATGCCCAGCTCTATGAAAAACCAGGAAACCTGGGATGAAGCTAACCATTACGCCGCCCGGTTTATGATGCGTTCGGGATTTATGTTATTGCTTGTCGGCATCGTCACAACGGCTGTTTTATGCGCGGTTAATTTAGAACACGAAACTTTTATGTTTGTGAATTCCATATTGCTTATACCATCAGCCATAGGCTTTTGTGTAGCGCTGATCGTATCAACCGAAAAACATTTATCACGTAAATTTGATAATAAACCATAATGCGATACATCAACTTTGAGGGTGAACCCACTATATCACCCGATGATTTTTTTATGAACGAGGCGCTCAATGAGGCTAAGCAGGCGCTGGCCGAAGATGAGATACCCATTGGCGCTATTGTAGTTTGCAAGGCCAAGATCATTGGCAGGGGGCATAACCTTACCGAGCGGCTCAATGATGTATCGGCACATGCCGAAATGCAGGCCTTAACCGCCGCCGCCAACTATATGGGCGGCAAGTATTTGCAAGACTGCACGCTATACGTTACGCTGGAACCTTGCGTAATGTGTGCCGGTGCCTCATACTGGTTCCAGGTGGCGCGCATAGTGTTCGGCGCTTACGATCAGCGCATGGGTTTCGGGCGGTTAAACCAAAAGATCACTCACCCCAAAACAGAAATAACAGGCGGCATACGCGAGAATGAATGTGCCGAACTGGTGCGGAATTTTTTTAAGAGTAAGCGGAAGTCTTGAACCGGAATTTACGGAATTTGAGAATTTTTCAGAACTGAGTATGGTATTCTGTTCATCCTGAATCCTGTAAATCCTGCTTCCGACAATATTCTGCTCATTCATTAATTCTGAAAATTCTGGTTCAAAACAATACAGACCAACAAATGACATTTATTTAGAACAATATGCCGCTTACGGACTTATATTTGCTGGTACAACTACAATAGTAAACTTTTAAACACAAATATCATGGCTTTTACACTACCTGCGTTACCATACGCACCAGAGGCATTAGAACCGCACATTGATAAAGCTACCATGGAAATTCACCATGGCAAGCATCACCAGGCTTATGTTACCAACCTGAACAAAGCATTGGAAGGCAAGCCTGAGGCTGATGCCAGTATTGAGGAGATCGTAACCAATATATCAAAATACCCTGTAGCAGTACGCAACAACGGCGGTGGCCACTACAATCACTCCCTGTTCTGGACTTTGCTTGCACCAAATGCCGGCGGCGCGCCAACAGGTGCATTAGCCGAGGCTATCAACAGCACATTTGGTTCATTTGATGAATTGAAAACAAAACTTTCTGAAGCCGGTGCAACCCGTTTCGGTTCGGGCTGGGCCTGGTTAATTGTTACAGCCGATAAAAAACTGGCAGTAACTTCAACCCCGAACCAGGATAACCCTTTAATGGATATCGCCGAAGTAAAAGGTACGCCAATTTTAGGTATCGACGTGTGGGAGCACGCTTATTACCTGAAATATCAAAATCGTCGCCCGGATTACCTGGCAGCTATCTGGAACGTAGTTAACTGGGAAAAAGTAGCCGAGCTTTATACTAAAGCAACTGCTTAATCTTACCAATATCGTATTTACAAAAGCGGCAGGGTGTAAACATTCTGCCGCTTTTTTGTTTTAAAATTAGCGCCTTAAGCGCATTGTATGTATGAAAGCTATTGTACTGGAAGGGCTGAACCAGCCACTAACTATAAAAGATATTGATAAACCAGTACCTCAGCCGGGCGAGGTACTGGTGCAGTTAAAAGCGGCATCATTGAACCGCCGCGACTGGTGGATAACGCAGGGCAAATACGCGGGGATATCCTATCCCTCTGTAATCGGATCTGACGGTGCGGGCATGGTTGTGGAAGCGGGTAGCGATGCCGGTAGCGGCTGGATAGGCAAAGAGGTGGTCATCTATCCGGCGCATGGCTGGGGAGAAAGCACCGAGCACCAATCAAAGGATTTTAATATCATCGGCTTACCGCCCAACCAAGGCACATTTGCTGAATATATTTCCGTTCCGGTGACTGATTTGCAGCCTAAGCCACTTCATCTTAGCTTTGAGCAAACCGCAACATTGCCTGTAGCGGGTTTAACTATTTTTAGGGCGTTGTTTACCAAAGGGCAGGTAAAAAAGGGGAATAAGGTATTGATAACCGGAGTTGGCGGCGGTACTGGGGCTTTTGCCTTGCAATACGCCGTAGCTGCGGGCTGCCAGGTATTTGTTACCTCCGGCTCGGCTAAAAAAATAGAACGTGCACGGCAGTTGGGTGCTTTGGCAGGCGTAAATTACAAAGCACAGGATTGGGCCGAACAATTGCAGCAGCTATCGGGCGGTGGGTTTGATGTGATTATTGATAGTGCCCTGGGCAAAGGCTTTGAAAAGCTGATAGATATTTGCAAACCGGGTGGCCGCATCGTGTTTTTTGGCGGTACTGCAGGCAGCATACCCGAATTAGCCGGCCGTAAAATATTCTGGAACCACATCAGCATATTGGGTACCACGCTGGGCTCACCTGCTGAATTTGAGCAGATGCTGCAATTCATCAGCGACCATAAAATTGAGCCGGTTATTGATGAAGTCTTTCCTTTGGCTGAGGCTGAAAAAGCAATCAGGAAGATGGATGACTCAAGCCAGTTTGGTAAGTTGGTTTTAAAAATAAGTTAATGCTGCAGTTAAGGGTTGAGAAGATAGAGCGAGAGACAGCTGATACATCCACGTTTTACCTGAGCAATGTAACCGGCGAAAAAGTAAGGTATAAAGCTGGTCAATTTATTACGCTGGTGTTTGATCATCATCATGAGGAGATTCGCCGTTCGTATTCGTTAAGTTCATCACCTGATGAAGACTTGCTGGCTGTCACCATAAAACGCATCCCAAACGGCGAAATTTCGCGCTTCATGTCTACTAAAATCGAGGTTGGTGATATATTGAATGCGGTTGAACCCGCAGGCCGTTTCTTGATAACTCATTCCGAAGAGAAGAAAGATATAATCATATTCGCCGCAGGTAGTGGTATTACTCAGGTTTTTTCTCAGCTTAAATATATATTAAAGCAACCCGGGCAAAGCAATATAGTTATTATCTATAGCAACCTCAGCGAGTCATCAATTATATTTAAGAAGCAACTTGGCGAGATGGCAAATACCCATGCTGATAGATTAAAAGTTATACACCTGCTTAGCAGCGAAGCCAATCGGTTGAATAACTTTATGGCCGAAAAGTTGGCAAAGCAGCATGCGTCTAATGGTTTGGCTAACGCCGATTTTTACTTGTGCGGGCCTTTCGCTTACATGCGTATGCTTAGGCTTACTTTGCTGTATATGGGTGTTGAGCCTCAACGCATCCGTAAGGAAAATTTTGTGATTGATACTGTAGGAGTAACGCCGCCTGCGCTTAATTATCCGCCGCAAAAAGTTGGCATTGCCTATAAGGGTGAGCATTACAATATCATAGCAGGCGAAAATCAATCTATTTTACAGGCTGCCTTGCAAAATGGCATCAGATTATCATACAGTTGCCGGGCGGGTGTATGCTCCGCTTGTGCAGTGATGTGCACCAGCGGCAAAGTTGAAATGGCTCGAAACGATGTACTAACCCCCGATGACTTAGCCGCGGGGTGGATACTCACCTGCACCGGCCATCCGGTAACGGAGGTGGAGATAGTTGTTGATTAGTGGTTAGTAGTCAGTGATTGGAGATTAGGTTTAAACAAGTTGCCTATTATATTTCTGATCACTGATTACTAATCTCCAACCACGAATCACTATATGTCTACTATTTCTTTCTTCTTCTTCGTTTTTAACCTTTTGGGGATAAATTCGAGTATCTCGTTCTTCAGCGCTTCAATCATGCGGCGTTTTAAAAAGTTGCGGGGTATGACGATGCTTACTTCTCTGGCTGGTTCCGGCGATTTAAAGTAGCGCACCCTGTCCAATTGTTTTTCGGTTAGGTCGGCAAGGGCGAGTTCAGGTAATATGGTAGCGCCGTTATTCTGGTCAACCATGCGTTTAAGTGTTTCAACGCTGCCCGTATTGTATTCAAAATGCTGAAAGCCGCGTGTGCTTTTACGGCGCTGGCAAATGTTCAGTACCTGCTCGCGCATGCAATGGCCTTCGTTAAGTACCCATATTTCTTCCACATCAATATCATCAGGCTGTATGCTTTTCTTTTTAAACAGGTTGCTGTCGCGCGATACGTAGGCCACAAAATTTTCGTAAAACACCGGTACTTCCGTTAATGATGCCTCATGCAGCGGCGTGGACAGGATGCCGCAGTCAATCGTGCCCATTTTCAGTTGCTGGATGATCTGTTCGGTAGTTTGCTCCCACACCACCAATTTTACCTGCGGGTATTTTTCTATAAAGCTGGTGATAATTTTAGGAAGTATGTACGGCGCTATGGTCGGGATAATGCCAACTTTCAGCTCGCCGGATAATTCCTTTTGCCTGTCGCTTATAATTTCTTTTATCTTCTCACTTTCGGCTAAAAGCACGCGGGCCTGGCTTACTACTTCAATACCTATCTCGGTTGGAATAACCGGCTGTTTGGTACGGTCAAAAAGTTTAACGCCTAAGTTGTCCTCTAGTTTTTGTATCTGCATGCTCAGGGTGGGTTGCGTAACAAAGCATTTCTCGGCGGCAGTAACAAAACTGCGGTAGGTGTCAACGGCTACTATATATTCCAGTTGTGTAATAGTCATAATATAGAATAAATTGATGCAAATTTATAATTATCATCAATTTATTCTATTGCTTTCGTTGTGTTTTTATCCACAACAAAAATGGCCCCCTGCATTGTAAGGAGCCATTCGATATTTATCCCGAATAAATTACTCTACCGTTACTGATTTTGCCAGGTTACGTGGCTGATCCACATTGCAGCCACGCATTACGGCGATGTGGTACGATAGCAATTGCAGGGGTATGGTTGCCACCAGCGGTACAAAGGCTTCACCGGTTTGCGGTATCTCAATTACGTAGTCGGCCATATCTTTAACGGTCGTGTCTCCCTCGCTTACAATGGCGATCACCCTGCCGCCGCGTGCTTTTACTTCCTGTATGTTGCTGATCACTTTCTCGTACGATGAATGCTTGGTGGCGATAAATACCACCGGCATTTCAGCATCTATGAGCGCGATTGGTCCGTGCTTCATTTCGGCCGCCGGATAACCCTCGGCATGGATGTAGGATATCTCCTTAAGTTTCAAGGCGCCCTCAAGCGCTACGGGGAATGAGCTGCCTCTGCCCAGGAAAAGACAGTTGCGGCTATCCTTAAATTTAGCGGCTATCTCCTTAATCTTGTCATTAGTTTTTAAAGCCTTTTCTATCAGCGTAGGTATAGCATCCAGTTCTGTCAGGTATTCTATCAGTTTGCTTTGGGTAATAGCGCCGCGCTGCTGCGCCATATAAAAGGCCATCAGCGTTAAAACTGTTACCTGTGAGGTAAACGCCTTGGTTGAGGCAACGCCGATTTCGGGACCGGCATGGGTATAAACACCTGCATGCGTAACACGCGGAATGGATGCGCCCACCACATTACATACGCCAAAAATTGTCGCACCTTTCTCTTTGGCCAGCTCAATAGCTGCCATAGTATCAGCCGTTTCGCCGGATTGCGATATGGCTATCACCAAGTCTTTTTCGGTGATAATAGGGTTGCGGTACCTGAATTCAGAAGCGTATTCCACCTCAACGGATATGCGCGCATACTCTTCAATTAAATACTCGCCAACTAAGCCGGCATGCCATGATGTACCGCAGGCGACTATAATAATACGGTCGAGGTTGCGGAGCTTATCGGCATACTCCTTAATGCCGCCCAGCTGAACATTGCCCTGCTGCGGATAAATACGGCCACGCAAACAATCGCGGATTGATCGTGGCTGTTCGTAAATTTCCTTCAGCATAAAATGATCGTAGCCGCCTTTTTCCAGCATTTCCAGCTTCAGGTCAAGCTCCTGTATATAGGGCGTTTGTACCGTATTGTCGATGTTTTTAATCAGCAGCTCTTCGCGGGTGATGTAAGCGATCTCGTTATCGTTCAGGTAAATTACATTTTTGGTGTACTCCACAATCGGCGTAGCATCCGAAGCGATAAAGTATTCGCCCTCGCCCACACCTATAACCATCGGGCTGCCCTTGCGCGCCGCAATGAGCAGGTTAGGGTCGTCCTCGCTCATAATAACAATAGCGTAAGCGCCTATCACTTTATTTAGTGCAATACGCACGGCTTCTTTCAGGTCTATTCCCGTAGCCGTGGCAATGTCTTCAACTAAATGAATTAATACTTCAGTATCTGTATCACTTTTAAACACATGGCCTTTGGCCAGTAGTGTTTCCTTAATGGTCGCATAATTCTCAATTATGCCATTGTGGATAATGGTCAGCTTGCGGTTGTTTGAGGCATGCGGATGCGAGTTACGGTCACTTGGCGCACCGTGCGTAGCCCAGCGGGTGTGGCCCATGCCTATGGTGCCCGCTACCGGAAGGTCTTTGGCAAATTCTTCGAGCGCGCTTACCTTGCCTGCTTTTTTGTATACCTTAATGCCATTATTATATATCGATATGCCCGCGCTGTCGTACCCGCGGTATTCCAGCCGGTGCAGCCCTTTTATTATTATTGAATAAGCCTCACGGTGACCGATGTATCCAACTATTCCGCACATTGTTTCAGGTTTTTTGTTTGTAGATTGATTGCTGCAAATGTAACGAGGTTTAGCGCAAACAAGTGTAAGGCTGCC
Protein-coding sequences here:
- a CDS encoding SdpI family protein, whose amino-acid sequence is MDLLSWIIGPQLIGIIFTLAGYIQKRFPPKKINALYGYRMPSSMKNQETWDEANHYAARFMMRSGFMLLLVGIVTTAVLCAVNLEHETFMFVNSILLIPSAIGFCVALIVSTEKHLSRKFDNKP
- a CDS encoding superoxide dismutase; this translates as MAFTLPALPYAPEALEPHIDKATMEIHHGKHHQAYVTNLNKALEGKPEADASIEEIVTNISKYPVAVRNNGGGHYNHSLFWTLLAPNAGGAPTGALAEAINSTFGSFDELKTKLSEAGATRFGSGWAWLIVTADKKLAVTSTPNQDNPLMDIAEVKGTPILGIDVWEHAYYLKYQNRRPDYLAAIWNVVNWEKVAELYTKATA
- the glmS gene encoding glutamine--fructose-6-phosphate transaminase (isomerizing), coding for MCGIVGYIGHREAYSIIIKGLHRLEYRGYDSAGISIYNNGIKVYKKAGKVSALEEFAKDLPVAGTIGMGHTRWATHGAPSDRNSHPHASNNRKLTIIHNGIIENYATIKETLLAKGHVFKSDTDTEVLIHLVEDIATATGIDLKEAVRIALNKVIGAYAIVIMSEDDPNLLIAARKGSPMVIGVGEGEYFIASDATPIVEYTKNVIYLNDNEIAYITREELLIKNIDNTVQTPYIQELDLKLEMLEKGGYDHFMLKEIYEQPRSIRDCLRGRIYPQQGNVQLGGIKEYADKLRNLDRIIIVACGTSWHAGLVGEYLIEEYARISVEVEYASEFRYRNPIITEKDLVIAISQSGETADTMAAIELAKEKGATIFGVCNVVGASIPRVTHAGVYTHAGPEIGVASTKAFTSQVTVLTLMAFYMAQQRGAITQSKLIEYLTELDAIPTLIEKALKTNDKIKEIAAKFKDSRNCLFLGRGSSFPVALEGALKLKEISYIHAEGYPAAEMKHGPIALIDAEMPVVFIATKHSSYEKVISNIQEVKARGGRVIAIVSEGDTTVKDMADYVIEIPQTGEAFVPLVATIPLQLLSYHIAVMRGCNVDQPRNLAKSVTVE
- a CDS encoding ferredoxin--NADP reductase; the protein is MLQLRVEKIERETADTSTFYLSNVTGEKVRYKAGQFITLVFDHHHEEIRRSYSLSSSPDEDLLAVTIKRIPNGEISRFMSTKIEVGDILNAVEPAGRFLITHSEEKKDIIIFAAGSGITQVFSQLKYILKQPGQSNIVIIYSNLSESSIIFKKQLGEMANTHADRLKVIHLLSSEANRLNNFMAEKLAKQHASNGLANADFYLCGPFAYMRMLRLTLLYMGVEPQRIRKENFVIDTVGVTPPALNYPPQKVGIAYKGEHYNIIAGENQSILQAALQNGIRLSYSCRAGVCSACAVMCTSGKVEMARNDVLTPDDLAAGWILTCTGHPVTEVEIVVD
- a CDS encoding tRNA-binding protein, giving the protein METISWNDFEKVELRAGTVLEALDYPEAHKPAYKVRVDFGEFGIKWSSAQITKHYSKEELVGRQIVGVINFSKKQIGKFMSEFLVTGFADENGDIVLTAIERPVPNGHKLI
- a CDS encoding quinone oxidoreductase family protein; translated protein: MKAIVLEGLNQPLTIKDIDKPVPQPGEVLVQLKAASLNRRDWWITQGKYAGISYPSVIGSDGAGMVVEAGSDAGSGWIGKEVVIYPAHGWGESTEHQSKDFNIIGLPPNQGTFAEYISVPVTDLQPKPLHLSFEQTATLPVAGLTIFRALFTKGQVKKGNKVLITGVGGGTGAFALQYAVAAGCQVFVTSGSAKKIERARQLGALAGVNYKAQDWAEQLQQLSGGGFDVIIDSALGKGFEKLIDICKPGGRIVFFGGTAGSIPELAGRKIFWNHISILGTTLGSPAEFEQMLQFISDHKIEPVIDEVFPLAEAEKAIRKMDDSSQFGKLVLKIS
- a CDS encoding hydrogen peroxide-inducible genes activator → MTITQLEYIVAVDTYRSFVTAAEKCFVTQPTLSMQIQKLEDNLGVKLFDRTKQPVIPTEIGIEVVSQARVLLAESEKIKEIISDRQKELSGELKVGIIPTIAPYILPKIITSFIEKYPQVKLVVWEQTTEQIIQQLKMGTIDCGILSTPLHEASLTEVPVFYENFVAYVSRDSNLFKKKSIQPDDIDVEEIWVLNEGHCMREQVLNICQRRKSTRGFQHFEYNTGSVETLKRMVDQNNGATILPELALADLTEKQLDRVRYFKSPEPAREVSIVIPRNFLKRRMIEALKNEILEFIPKRLKTKKKKEIVDI
- a CDS encoding nucleoside deaminase, coding for MRYINFEGEPTISPDDFFMNEALNEAKQALAEDEIPIGAIVVCKAKIIGRGHNLTERLNDVSAHAEMQALTAAANYMGGKYLQDCTLYVTLEPCVMCAGASYWFQVARIVFGAYDQRMGFGRLNQKITHPKTEITGGIRENECAELVRNFFKSKRKS